The proteins below are encoded in one region of Nitrospirota bacterium:
- a CDS encoding carbonic anhydrase family protein, with translation MNLSKRFFTVLAAAISLFLFTTATDSFAGHVTGPVHWTYEGQTGPEHWGDLSPEFAACKEGKRQSPVDITGAVKADLKDISFDYKASPLKIINNGHTIQVNYAKGSSITVDGKKYELLQFHFHSPSEHTVNGKHYDMVAHLVHKSNDGQLAVVAVFMKKDGQNDFIRTLWSNLPSEEGHEKTVSSVKINVKDLLPADKSYYTYPGSLTTPPCSETVSWYILKTPVEVAGSQVSTFTSLFKKDIRPVQKLNGRIIKAEK, from the coding sequence ATGAATTTAAGTAAACGCTTTTTCACTGTACTGGCTGCAGCAATCTCCCTCTTCTTATTCACCACGGCTACGGACTCATTTGCAGGTCACGTAACAGGCCCCGTCCACTGGACTTACGAGGGACAAACCGGCCCTGAGCACTGGGGAGACCTGAGTCCGGAATTTGCGGCATGCAAGGAAGGAAAGAGACAATCCCCGGTAGATATAACCGGAGCGGTCAAGGCCGACCTGAAGGACATTTCATTTGATTACAAGGCATCCCCCCTGAAGATCATCAATAATGGTCACACCATTCAGGTTAATTATGCCAAGGGCAGTTCAATAACAGTAGACGGCAAGAAGTATGAGCTGCTGCAGTTTCATTTCCACAGTCCAAGCGAGCACACTGTTAACGGAAAGCACTACGACATGGTTGCCCACCTGGTTCATAAGAGCAATGACGGTCAGCTTGCAGTAGTTGCCGTCTTTATGAAAAAAGACGGACAAAACGATTTTATCCGGACACTCTGGAGCAATCTGCCCTCTGAGGAAGGTCATGAGAAGACGGTAAGCAGTGTAAAGATCAACGTAAAAGACCTCCTGCCTGCCGACAAATCCTACTATACTTATCCCGGCTCCCTCACCACACCTCCCTGCAGTGAAACCGTAAGCTGGTATATATTGAAAACCCCTGTTGAGGTAGCAGGATCGCAGGTCTCAACGTTTACTTCTCTCTTCAAAAAGGACATACGGCCTGTACAGAAATTAAACGGAAGGATTATCAAGGCGGAGAAATAA
- a CDS encoding PIN domain-containing protein, whose product MKVLFDTNVILDVLTDREPFAEAATYLMTRVEQSEIIGYLGATTITTIYYLLQKSLGNKKAAEKIGILLSIFEIIPVNRIILEGALKSDFLDFEDSVLHEGGCHVGVEYVITRDTKGFRGANVPVFNPVEFINMLETVDK is encoded by the coding sequence ATGAAAGTCCTTTTCGATACGAATGTTATTCTTGATGTCTTGACAGACAGGGAACCGTTTGCGGAGGCAGCAACATATTTGATGACCAGGGTAGAACAATCAGAAATAATAGGCTACTTAGGGGCGACTACGATAACAACAATATATTATCTTTTACAAAAAAGTCTTGGAAACAAAAAAGCTGCGGAAAAAATTGGGATATTGCTCTCTATTTTTGAGATAATTCCCGTAAACAGGATAATTTTAGAAGGTGCTTTAAAATCAGATTTTTTGGATTTTGAAGATTCAGTGTTGCATGAAGGAGGATGTCATGTAGGAGTAGAGTATGTAATTACAAGGGATACAAAAGGTTTTAGGGGAGCAAATGTACCAGTATTTAATCCTGTAGAATTTATAAACATGTTAGAAACTGTTGATAAGTGA
- a CDS encoding pitrilysin family protein codes for MKTDGSIFSGLKVVMHKLQSLNSSIVNRQSSILLPAIIAVILLLNCGQVWAIEARREVRPNGLVLLHAEKNNLPIVKVTLLIKASPSDEPPEKAGLANLVAELLPEGTKTRTSEQISEEIEFIGGDLGASVDRDYTAITLSVLKKDIEEGFKLLSDILLNPVFPEDEIRREKDLIKGSLKQSEEDPEFVAQREFRKAVYGPHPYGRLIEGSPDTIDAISREDLLWFYRAFYRPNNAILSIVGDISYKEVAGLLRGYLSGWQAGGIPRVDLPPIPELKEKVVVTVDRSLTQANILLGHLGIKRSNPDYYAVSVMNYILGGGGFASRLMNRIRDDMGLAYDVYSTFDTDKDRGVFEVGVQTKNEAAKTVIDVIIEEIKRIQKEPVSDEELSDAKAYLTGSFPRRLDTMGKIASFLTLTEFYQLGIDYDKLYPEYIKLVTKEDVQRVAAKYLDPEKYVLVVVADLKKAGF; via the coding sequence ATGAAGACAGATGGAAGCATATTTTCAGGATTAAAGGTTGTAATGCACAAGTTGCAGTCTTTAAATTCGTCAATCGTCAATCGTCAATCGTCAATCCTGTTGCCGGCGATTATTGCCGTCATACTCCTTCTTAACTGTGGCCAGGTGTGGGCTATTGAGGCAAGGAGGGAGGTACGGCCTAATGGCCTTGTGCTCCTGCATGCAGAGAAGAACAACCTGCCCATAGTAAAGGTGACCCTCCTCATCAAGGCATCTCCCTCTGACGAGCCTCCGGAAAAGGCAGGGCTTGCCAACCTTGTGGCTGAACTCCTGCCTGAGGGGACGAAGACAAGGACTTCAGAGCAGATAAGCGAGGAAATAGAGTTTATCGGCGGGGACCTTGGCGCCTCTGTTGACAGGGATTATACTGCGATTACTCTCTCTGTGCTCAAAAAGGATATCGAAGAGGGGTTTAAGCTCCTCTCGGATATACTCCTGAACCCGGTATTCCCTGAGGATGAGATCAGGAGAGAGAAGGACTTGATAAAGGGTTCACTGAAACAGAGTGAGGAAGACCCGGAATTTGTTGCCCAGAGGGAGTTTAGAAAAGCTGTTTACGGTCCCCACCCCTATGGAAGACTGATTGAGGGAAGCCCGGACACCATTGATGCCATCAGCAGGGAGGACCTGCTCTGGTTTTACCGTGCCTTTTACAGGCCGAATAATGCAATACTCTCCATTGTGGGAGACATATCCTATAAAGAGGTTGCCGGGTTGCTTCGGGGGTACCTTTCCGGGTGGCAGGCGGGTGGCATCCCACGGGTGGATCTTCCCCCAATCCCTGAACTGAAAGAAAAGGTTGTGGTTACCGTTGACCGCTCCCTTACACAGGCCAATATACTGCTTGGACATCTCGGTATAAAGAGGTCCAATCCTGACTATTATGCGGTTTCAGTTATGAACTACATCCTCGGCGGCGGCGGGTTTGCTTCAAGGCTCATGAACCGTATAAGGGACGATATGGGGCTGGCCTATGACGTGTACAGCACGTTTGACACTGATAAGGACAGGGGTGTTTTCGAGGTTGGGGTTCAGACAAAAAACGAGGCGGCAAAGACTGTAATAGATGTAATAATCGAGGAGATAAAGAGGATTCAGAAAGAGCCTGTCTCGGATGAGGAACTGAGTGATGCAAAGGCATACCTTACAGGGAGTTTTCCGAGAAGGCTTGATACAATGGGAAAGATAGCAAGCTTCCTCACCCTTACCGAGTTCTATCAGCTCGGAATCGATTATGACAAGCTGTACCCCGAGTATATAAAACTGGTTACAAAGGAAGACGTCCAGAGGGTCGCCGCAAAATACCTTGATCCTGAAAAATATGTCCTTGTAGTCGTTGCAGACCTGAAGAAGGCGGGATTTTAG
- the modA gene encoding molybdate ABC transporter substrate-binding protein: protein MARTTVRWFRSLEFRRGFSFSILLVFLSFLVIGGRNAEAAGSLTISAAMSLKNAFVDIGRVFESKHRGVKVYFNFAGSGTLSRQIESGAPVDVFASASVRYMDEVEGKGFIIKSSRRNFAGNSIVLIVHASSRVQISSLRGLLNEGIRRIAIGNPRTVPAGEYSEEVLKHLELRSKLRDKLIFAGNVRQVLDYVARGEVDAGMVYASDAGARPDEVKIAAEVPAESHRPVLYTAAVVRGTGNKALAGKFIEMVTSGKGQKILSDYGFIPLGKEGS, encoded by the coding sequence TTGGCGAGGACTACTGTGAGATGGTTTCGTAGTCTTGAATTCAGGCGGGGTTTTTCTTTTTCCATACTGCTGGTTTTTTTATCATTCCTTGTCATCGGAGGTCGTAATGCAGAGGCAGCGGGGTCCCTGACCATATCTGCTGCCATGAGTCTGAAAAATGCTTTTGTAGATATAGGCCGGGTGTTTGAGTCGAAACACAGGGGGGTGAAGGTCTATTTTAATTTTGCAGGCTCCGGTACCCTGAGCAGGCAGATAGAGTCCGGTGCCCCTGTTGATGTATTTGCCTCTGCCTCAGTGCGGTATATGGATGAAGTGGAGGGAAAGGGTTTTATAATAAAGTCCTCAAGGCGCAATTTTGCGGGTAACAGCATTGTCCTGATTGTGCACGCAAGCTCCAGGGTTCAGATCAGCTCCCTCCGCGGTCTTTTGAATGAGGGGATAAGGAGAATCGCCATAGGCAATCCGCGGACAGTCCCTGCAGGGGAATACTCTGAAGAGGTATTAAAGCACCTTGAACTCCGGAGTAAGCTCAGGGATAAACTGATCTTTGCCGGAAATGTAAGACAGGTGCTGGACTATGTGGCCCGCGGAGAGGTGGATGCAGGTATGGTGTATGCCTCCGATGCCGGGGCAAGGCCTGATGAAGTGAAAATTGCCGCCGAAGTGCCGGCTGAGAGCCACAGGCCTGTGCTCTATACTGCAGCAGTAGTCAGGGGCACGGGAAATAAAGCACTGGCAGGGAAATTTATCGAGATGGTCACTTCAGGGAAAGGCCAAAAAATACTGAGTGATTACGGATTCATACCGTTGGGAAAGGAGGGCTCTTGA
- a CDS encoding AarF/ABC1/UbiB kinase family protein produces MFGLRKKEIRRLRVIIGAMARYGFDSVVNRLHLGSRLPLMERILRRWKVLRPEKSPSVRFREMIEELGTTFMKLGQVLSLRRDILPEEFISELEKLQDKVAPIPIETVKGQIQKELGKPVEELFTFFEEEPLAAASIAQVHMAGLSDGKDVVVKLQRPGIEEQIRLDLDLLRYIAKLLVKYIPESRLYDPPGQVAELTKTILKELNFETEMRHMERFRENFSDSKDVFIPAVVRALSSKRVLTMEMSHGKKISQLDDEDSSFKKEVAGRLLDSYLKQVFKDGFFHADPHPGNIFVFEDGKLCFHDFGMMGHLSPEMRENLADWFLAFLDRDIDGVADVYLRIGIVGEEFNRQAFKKNMGDFIEEYYNIPLKEFSLASIMEKSIKIGRAHGISVPSDLLLLGKAFMTVEPIVRELNPDFNLVESMQPYAVTIIKNCPPQSLQRKG; encoded by the coding sequence ATGTTTGGATTAAGAAAAAAAGAGATAAGGCGACTCAGGGTAATCATCGGGGCAATGGCAAGGTACGGCTTTGACTCTGTTGTTAACAGGCTTCACCTGGGGTCAAGGCTCCCGTTGATGGAACGTATTCTCAGGAGATGGAAGGTTTTAAGGCCTGAGAAGTCTCCTTCCGTGCGTTTCAGGGAGATGATAGAGGAGCTCGGTACCACATTTATGAAATTAGGACAGGTACTTAGCCTGAGGAGAGATATCCTGCCTGAGGAGTTTATCAGCGAATTGGAAAAGCTCCAGGACAAGGTTGCACCCATCCCCATAGAGACAGTGAAGGGTCAGATTCAGAAAGAACTGGGCAAGCCCGTGGAAGAACTGTTTACTTTTTTTGAAGAGGAACCATTGGCAGCAGCCTCAATTGCCCAGGTTCACATGGCCGGGTTGTCTGACGGTAAAGATGTGGTTGTAAAGCTTCAGAGACCGGGGATTGAGGAGCAGATCAGGCTGGACCTTGACCTGTTAAGATATATTGCAAAACTCCTGGTTAAATATATCCCTGAAAGCAGACTCTATGATCCTCCCGGCCAGGTAGCGGAGCTCACAAAAACCATTCTTAAAGAGCTTAATTTTGAAACAGAGATGAGACATATGGAGAGGTTCAGGGAGAATTTTTCCGATAGTAAAGATGTCTTCATTCCCGCAGTAGTAAGAGCGCTTTCAAGCAAGAGGGTGCTTACCATGGAAATGAGTCATGGTAAAAAAATTAGTCAATTAGACGATGAAGATTCCTCATTTAAGAAGGAAGTCGCAGGAAGACTCCTGGATTCTTACCTGAAACAGGTCTTTAAAGACGGGTTTTTCCATGCCGACCCCCATCCCGGCAATATTTTTGTCTTCGAAGACGGAAAGCTGTGTTTCCATGACTTTGGCATGATGGGGCATCTGAGTCCTGAGATGAGAGAAAATCTGGCAGACTGGTTCCTTGCCTTTCTTGACAGGGACATTGATGGTGTTGCGGATGTATATCTGAGAATAGGAATTGTCGGAGAAGAATTTAACCGCCAGGCATTTAAGAAAAATATGGGGGATTTCATTGAAGAATATTATAACATCCCTTTAAAAGAGTTTTCTCTTGCTTCCATCATGGAGAAGTCCATAAAAATAGGAAGGGCCCACGGCATCAGTGTTCCCTCGGACCTTCTCTTGCTCGGGAAGGCGTTTATGACGGTCGAACCTATAGTCAGGGAATTGAACCCTGATTTTAACCTTGTGGAAAGTATGCAGCCGTATGCAGTCACTATAATAAAAAACTGTCCCCCTCAAAGCTTGCAAAGGAAGGGATGA
- a CDS encoding pitrilysin family protein, whose product MTTRQISCKGLIKRLTSVYLSLFIFLLCLPLVASAEVREYRLDNGLKVLIAEDHKAPVATFQIWYRVGSRNEPAGKTGISHLLEHMMFKGTPEYGSKVFSRLVQKNGGIDNAYTTKDYTAYFQVLASDRIDLSIRLESDRMENLILAPDDVTDERSVVMEERRMRYEDDPQSSLYEEVVATAIKVHPYHHPVIGWMSELASIGRQDLLQYYRKFYSPNNAVIIVTGDVNADELIEKIRERFGRIPEGPPREPVTSKEPPQKGQKRVYLKKEARLPYIVTAYHVPGFPQEDSAALDVLSSILSGKSGRLYKNLVRDRKVALNAYASYGGLYMDPFLFFFDGTAPPGKDIDALEQAFYEEIDKLKNTLPSEREVQKARNQVEASFIMGQDSISFQARVLGMFEMLGDWKLKDRYIEAIREVTPEDVQGVAKKYFTEENRTVGILIPEGN is encoded by the coding sequence ATGACAACACGGCAGATATCTTGTAAGGGGCTTATTAAAAGACTCACATCTGTATACCTATCCTTGTTTATCTTCCTCCTCTGCCTTCCGCTTGTTGCATCCGCTGAGGTCAGGGAGTATCGCCTTGACAACGGTCTCAAGGTCCTGATTGCAGAGGACCACAAGGCTCCTGTTGCCACCTTTCAGATATGGTACAGGGTTGGCTCAAGGAATGAACCTGCTGGAAAGACCGGGATAAGTCATCTGCTTGAGCATATGATGTTCAAGGGGACTCCTGAGTATGGATCAAAAGTCTTCTCCCGCCTTGTTCAGAAGAACGGGGGGATTGACAATGCCTATACCACAAAGGATTATACGGCGTATTTTCAGGTACTTGCCTCAGACCGTATTGACCTCTCCATCAGGCTTGAGTCAGACAGGATGGAGAACCTGATCCTTGCGCCTGATGATGTCACGGATGAACGGAGCGTGGTTATGGAGGAGCGGAGGATGCGGTATGAGGACGATCCGCAGAGTTCACTTTATGAAGAAGTGGTGGCAACGGCCATTAAGGTCCATCCGTATCATCACCCTGTAATAGGCTGGATGTCAGAGCTTGCCTCTATCGGGCGGCAGGACCTGCTCCAATATTACAGGAAGTTTTACTCCCCGAACAATGCAGTCATTATTGTTACCGGGGATGTGAATGCCGACGAGTTGATTGAAAAGATAAGGGAAAGGTTCGGCAGGATTCCGGAAGGCCCCCCAAGGGAGCCCGTTACGTCAAAGGAGCCGCCTCAGAAAGGCCAGAAGAGGGTCTACCTCAAAAAAGAGGCAAGGCTTCCATATATAGTAACTGCTTACCATGTGCCGGGTTTTCCCCAGGAGGACAGCGCTGCCCTTGACGTGCTAAGCTCCATACTATCCGGAAAGAGCGGGAGACTCTATAAAAACCTTGTCAGGGACAGGAAGGTTGCCCTTAATGCCTACGCCTCTTACGGTGGTCTGTATATGGATCCCTTCCTCTTCTTTTTTGACGGGACTGCACCTCCCGGAAAAGATATTGATGCCCTTGAGCAGGCATTTTATGAAGAGATTGATAAGTTAAAAAACACGCTGCCTTCGGAGAGGGAGGTTCAGAAGGCAAGGAACCAGGTTGAGGCATCGTTCATTATGGGGCAGGATTCCATATCCTTTCAGGCGCGGGTGCTCGGGATGTTTGAGATGCTGGGAGACTGGAAGTTGAAAGACCGTTACATTGAGGCGATACGGGAGGTAACGCCGGAGGATGTGCAGGGGGTTGCGAAGAAGTATTTTACTGAAGAGAACCGGACAGTGGGGATACTTATCCCGGAGGGTAACTGA
- a CDS encoding radical SAM protein — translation MTVLKTCNDRDIMKEHPCFSKEAHHRFGRIHLPVAPACNIQCRYCIRKYDCANESRPGVSSRVFNAPEALERVRLLIERGERISVIGIAGPGDPLANDVTFEVLTAINREYPDLILCVSTNGLALSDRLEDLVSAGVRSLTVTINAVIPETAEKVYSRVSYKGKHYTGRAAADILLCNQWRGLREAIEAGLIVKVNTVLIPGVNDKEIPFISWLAGRTGAELLNIIPLIPQAEFEGLQRPSREVINRLRDECRQHIPQMTHCRQCRADAFGTIGEDKDMELEVINAMIGEDYCEMVS, via the coding sequence ATGACAGTTTTAAAGACATGCAATGACCGGGATATCATGAAAGAACACCCGTGTTTCTCAAAAGAGGCACATCACAGGTTTGGCAGGATTCACCTCCCTGTGGCCCCTGCATGCAATATACAGTGCAGATATTGTATAAGGAAATACGATTGTGCAAATGAATCAAGGCCGGGGGTTTCAAGCCGGGTTTTTAATGCCCCGGAGGCGCTGGAAAGGGTGAGGTTGCTGATAGAGAGGGGAGAGCGCATAAGTGTTATCGGGATAGCAGGGCCAGGAGACCCGCTGGCAAATGATGTCACATTTGAGGTTTTGACAGCAATTAACAGGGAGTATCCGGATCTGATCCTCTGCGTATCCACCAATGGTCTTGCCCTCTCTGACAGGCTTGAAGACCTTGTAAGTGCCGGGGTGAGGAGCCTGACAGTAACAATCAATGCCGTAATACCCGAGACCGCAGAGAAGGTATATTCACGGGTATCATACAAGGGAAAGCATTATACAGGCAGGGCAGCGGCAGATATTCTTCTGTGCAATCAATGGAGGGGGCTCAGAGAGGCCATTGAGGCAGGGCTTATTGTGAAGGTCAACACCGTTCTGATCCCTGGTGTTAATGATAAGGAGATTCCCTTTATATCATGGCTTGCCGGCAGAACAGGGGCTGAGCTTCTGAATATAATCCCCCTTATTCCGCAGGCTGAATTTGAAGGCCTTCAGCGGCCCTCACGTGAGGTGATAAACAGGCTGCGTGATGAGTGCAGGCAGCATATACCCCAGATGACACACTGCAGGCAATGCAGGGCAGATGCCTTCGGCACCATCGGTGAAGATAAGGACATGGAGCTTGAGGTGATAAATGCAATGATTGGCGAGGACTACTGTGAGATGGTTTCGTAG
- the modB gene encoding molybdate ABC transporter permease subunit, translating to MNDATLFSLRLSLQVATVATVLVMLVGISVAYILARKDFRGRVLLDILITLPLVLPPTVTGYYLVILFGRNGLIGRFFYDLTGWSIMFTWYAAVLASFVVALPLMIKTARAAIESVDKNLINASYSLGHSELETVFKVILPLSRKGIIAGVVLSFARALGEFGATLMIAGNIPGRTDTMPLAIYTLANSGEWSTANFMVLFLTLISGFFLYITTRVGMRAV from the coding sequence ATAAATGATGCAACCCTGTTCTCATTGAGACTTTCACTTCAGGTGGCCACTGTGGCCACTGTGCTGGTGATGCTTGTGGGGATATCCGTTGCCTATATACTTGCGAGAAAGGATTTCAGGGGCAGGGTATTGCTGGACATCCTTATCACCCTCCCACTGGTATTGCCGCCCACGGTTACGGGTTATTATCTCGTCATCCTCTTCGGAAGAAACGGCTTAATCGGGAGGTTTTTTTATGACCTGACGGGGTGGAGCATCATGTTTACATGGTATGCTGCGGTACTTGCCTCCTTTGTAGTGGCCCTGCCCCTGATGATAAAGACCGCACGGGCAGCAATAGAGTCTGTTGATAAAAACCTTATAAACGCCTCATACTCCCTGGGCCATTCGGAGCTTGAGACAGTTTTTAAGGTCATCCTGCCGCTCTCCCGGAAGGGCATAATTGCCGGGGTTGTCCTCTCTTTTGCAAGGGCGCTTGGTGAGTTTGGCGCCACGTTGATGATAGCAGGCAATATTCCCGGCAGGACGGATACCATGCCCCTTGCCATATATACACTGGCAAACAGCGGCGAATGGTCAACGGCAAACTTTATGGTGCTCTTCCTTACGCTGATCTCCGGGTTCTTCCTTTATATAACAACCAGGGTTGGCATGAGGGCTGTCTGA
- a CDS encoding HesA/MoeB/ThiF family protein has product MEKLLTDTEIERYRRQLMLQGFTLQHQQRLKASTALIAGIGGLGGTAAVYLAVAGIGKMVFAHSGNLTQSNMNRQILMRHEWIGKSRVVEAKRRIEEMNPDVEVEIFDERTTGDNAGRLLDGVDIALSARPTFYERRALNAACVKKDIPMIEAAMNGMEGYLFNVIAGKTPCLNCLYPDDDPEWEELGFPVLGAVSGMLGCLMSIEAIKLLTGYGRPLLSRMLLFNTFDMDFRKLKVQRDEGCKVCGTGGKIARL; this is encoded by the coding sequence ATGGAAAAATTACTGACTGATACAGAGATTGAGAGGTACCGCAGGCAGTTGATGCTTCAGGGGTTTACCCTGCAGCATCAGCAGAGACTGAAGGCATCGACTGCACTGATAGCAGGCATAGGCGGTCTTGGCGGTACTGCCGCCGTGTATCTTGCTGTTGCAGGTATCGGGAAGATGGTCTTTGCCCATTCAGGGAACCTGACACAGTCGAATATGAACAGGCAGATACTGATGAGGCATGAGTGGATAGGCAAGAGCCGGGTTGTAGAGGCAAAGCGGAGGATTGAAGAGATGAATCCGGACGTGGAGGTTGAAATATTTGACGAAAGGACGACCGGAGATAATGCCGGAAGGCTCCTTGACGGTGTGGATATAGCCCTTTCGGCCCGGCCGACATTTTATGAGCGGAGGGCCCTGAACGCAGCATGTGTTAAAAAGGATATTCCGATGATCGAGGCGGCCATGAACGGTATGGAGGGATATCTCTTCAATGTCATTGCAGGGAAGACCCCGTGCCTTAACTGCCTTTATCCGGATGATGACCCGGAGTGGGAAGAGCTCGGCTTCCCGGTGCTTGGGGCTGTATCAGGTATGCTTGGCTGCCTTATGAGCATTGAGGCGATAAAGCTGTTGACAGGTTATGGAAGGCCGTTGCTTTCCCGGATGCTCCTCTTTAATACATTTGATATGGATTTCAGGAAGCTCAAGGTCCAGAGGGACGAAGGGTGTAAGGTTTGCGGGACCGGAGGAAAAATCGCACGGTTATAG
- a CDS encoding DUF6364 family protein, producing MKTKLTLRLDEELIKKAKEYSANSGKPISKIVADLFAVIENEKIKKEYKITPAVKSLKGILRRKKIDETDYKKHLEEKYL from the coding sequence ATGAAAACTAAACTAACATTACGCCTCGATGAAGAATTAATTAAAAAAGCAAAAGAATATTCTGCTAATAGTGGAAAACCAATATCAAAAATAGTTGCTGACTTATTTGCAGTAATAGAAAATGAAAAAATTAAAAAAGAATATAAAATAACACCGGCTGTGAAGTCCTTAAAAGGGATATTACGAAGAAAGAAAATAGATGAAACTGATTATAAAAAACACTTAGAAGAGAAATACTTATGA
- a CDS encoding type II toxin-antitoxin system RelE/ParE family toxin: MKRKCEVVWSETAENDLIDIIEYISRDSQFNASKIFRKIKNKANGLNLSPQRGRIVPELQEQGITQYRELIISHWRLMYRVAEKNIYIVSLLDARQNVEDILLKRLTK; the protein is encoded by the coding sequence ATGAAGCGAAAGTGTGAAGTTGTATGGTCAGAAACTGCCGAAAATGATTTAATTGATATTATTGAATACATTTCCCGGGACAGCCAGTTCAACGCATCAAAAATATTCAGGAAAATCAAAAATAAAGCAAACGGTCTTAACCTGTCGCCCCAACGGGGCCGAATAGTCCCAGAGTTACAAGAGCAAGGGATTACTCAGTATCGCGAGTTGATCATATCTCATTGGAGGCTGATGTACAGGGTAGCTGAAAAAAACATCTATATAGTTTCACTTCTCGATGCCCGTCAAAACGTCGAAGATATACTTCTGAAAAGATTAACAAAATAA
- a CDS encoding type II toxin-antitoxin system Phd/YefM family antitoxin, with protein sequence MNITKDIKSVTYLKSKAADILKQINETHRPIIITQNGEPKAVLQDPQSYENMRNAIGILKLISQGEEDIKEGKVKSQDKVFEKIEKMLR encoded by the coding sequence ATGAACATAACAAAAGACATTAAATCTGTTACTTATTTAAAGTCGAAAGCAGCTGATATTCTTAAACAGATTAACGAAACTCACCGTCCCATAATTATTACGCAAAACGGTGAACCCAAGGCTGTTCTTCAAGACCCTCAAAGTTATGAAAACATGAGAAACGCCATAGGTATCCTTAAACTTATTTCGCAAGGAGAAGAGGATATTAAAGAAGGAAAAGTCAAAAGCCAGGACAAGGTCTTTGAAAAAATAGAAAAGATGTTGCGCTAA
- a CDS encoding ATP-binding cassette domain-containing protein, which translates to MGLSVNLLKKVRGFTLDVQWEVEDGMAVLFGFSGAGKSMTLQLIAGLMKPDSGSIHLNGNALFDSAVKIDLPPQRRPFGYVFQDLALFPHMTVKDNILYGARGLCRDEKKVRVKEMVGLFRLEGLERSFPSEISGGQKQRVALARALMGKPGALLLDEPFSALDNPIRLEMRRLLKDIRREFKIPVILVTHDIIEAYTMADRIIVYSGGTVRQAGPPREVFGNPACPDVEMLVNMAGTASLPLCADMHMN; encoded by the coding sequence ATGGGGTTATCGGTCAATCTGTTAAAGAAGGTGAGGGGGTTTACCCTTGATGTGCAGTGGGAGGTTGAAGACGGCATGGCCGTGCTTTTTGGTTTTTCAGGTGCGGGAAAATCCATGACCCTGCAACTGATTGCAGGTCTTATGAAGCCTGACTCCGGGTCAATACACCTGAACGGCAATGCACTCTTTGACAGTGCCGTGAAGATAGACCTTCCCCCCCAGAGGCGGCCTTTTGGCTATGTATTCCAGGACCTTGCACTCTTCCCTCACATGACGGTGAAGGATAACATCCTTTACGGTGCAAGGGGGCTTTGCAGGGATGAGAAGAAGGTAAGGGTTAAAGAAATGGTCGGGCTTTTCCGTCTTGAGGGACTCGAAAGGAGTTTTCCGTCCGAGATATCGGGCGGCCAGAAGCAGAGAGTCGCCCTTGCAAGGGCCCTTATGGGAAAACCGGGAGCCCTGCTCCTTGATGAACCATTTTCCGCCCTTGACAACCCAATACGTCTTGAGATGAGAAGGCTCCTGAAGGATATAAGAAGGGAGTTCAAAATCCCTGTTATACTTGTCACTCATGATATTATAGAGGCATATACCATGGCTGACAGGATAATCGTCTACTCCGGCGGCACTGTAAGGCAGGCGGGACCGCCCCGTGAGGTCTTTGGCAACCCGGCTTGCCCTGATGTGGAGATGCTCGTCAATATGGCCGGGACTGCAAGTCTTCCGCTCTGTGCAGATATGCATATGAACTGA